In Hemibagrus wyckioides isolate EC202008001 linkage group LG21, SWU_Hwy_1.0, whole genome shotgun sequence, the following proteins share a genomic window:
- the wnt7aa gene encoding wingless-type MMTV integration site family, member 7Aa, with protein sequence MSRKTRRWIFHIFLCLGIIYLKIGGFSSVVALGASIICNKIPGLAPRQRTICQSRPDAIIVIGEGAQMGINECQFQFRHGRWNCSALGERTVFGKELKVGSKEAAFTYAIIAAGVAHAITAACTQGTLSGCGCDKEKQGFYNQEEGWKWGGCSADIRYGLSFSKMFVDAREIKQNARTLMNLHNNEVGRKILEKNMRLECKCHGVSGSCTTKTCWTTLPKFRQLGYILKDKYYQAVQVEPVRASRNKRPTFLKIKKPYSYRKPMDTDLVYIEKSPNYCEADPVTGSVGTQGRICNKTAQQANSCDLMCCGRGYNTHQYSRVWQCNCKFLWCCYVKCNTCSERTEVYTCK encoded by the exons ATGAGCAGGAAAACGCGCCGCTggatttttcacattttcctcTGTCTGGGGATTATTTATCTGAAAATCGG TGGCTTCTCATCCGTGGTGGCATTGGGAGCGAGCATCATCTGTAATAAAATCCCGGGTCTTGCCCCCCGACAGAGGACGATCTGCCAGAGCCGACCGGACGCGATCATCGTGATCGGAGAAGGAGCGCAGATGGGCATCAACGAGTGTCAGTTCCAGTTCCGCCATGGCCGCTGGAACTGCTCTGCCCTCGGAGAAAGGACCGTCTTTGGAAAAGAGTTGAAAGTGG gGAGTAAAGAGGCTGCTTTCACCTATGCCATTATCGCGGCTGGGGTTGCCCATGCTATCACGGCTGCCTGCACCCAGGGAACCCTGAGTGGCTGTGGGTGTGATAAAGAGAAGCAAGGTTTCTACAACCAGGAAGAGGGCTGGAAGTGGGGCGGCTGCTCAGCTGACATCCGCTATGGCCTGAGCTTTTCCAAGATGTTTGTGGATGCACGGGAGATAAAGCAAAATGCCAGGACTCTTATGAACCTCCATAACAATGAAGTGGGGCGTAAG ATCCTAGAAAAGAACATGCGCTTAGAGTGCAAGTGTCACGGAGTCTCTGGCTCATGCACAACCAAGACTTGCTGGACAACGCTCCCCAAGTTCCGTCAGCTTGGCTACATCCTTAAGGATAAATACTACCAGGCTGTGCAAGTGGAGCCAGTTCGAGCCAGCCGGAATAAACGGCCCACATTCCTGAAGATCAAAAAGCCCTATTCGTACCGCAAGCCCATGGACACTGACTTGGTGTACATTGAGAAGTCACCCAATTACTGTGAAGCAGACCCAGTTACGGGCAGTGTGGGCACTCAGGGAAGGATCTGCAATAAAACTGCACAGCAGGCCAACAGCTGCGACTTGATGTGCTGCGGACGaggctacaacacacaccagtactcacgtGTGTGGCAATGCAACTGCAAGTTCCTGTGGTGCTGTTATGTCAAGTGCAACACATGCAGTGAGAGGACAGAGGTATATACATGCAAATAA